A window of Candidatus Poribacteria bacterium contains these coding sequences:
- a CDS encoding AAA family ATPase has product MIINRLIAKNWRNFQGINVPLRERQFIVGPNASGKSNLLDIFRFLRDIAKAEGGGLQKAISDRGGVSKIRCLSATQDVEVSIEIHIADTPDAPATWRYGVGFRQEPRGLRQTYLTYERVWREGELLLNRPDAEDNEDPDRLTQTALEQIAANAKFREIGGFLRNVTYLHLVPQLIRFADSIQGKIIEDDPFGQAFLERVASVHPSTRRARLKRIERTLKIAVPQFEKLEFIRDKIGRPHLRARYSHWYPTEEGHCEDQFSDGVLRLIGLLWSLLETDSIILLEEPELSLNMGIVSKLAPSISRLQRNRGSQVLVSTQSDTFLIEPGIDGREVLLLTPTKEGTLVRVSSHTDDVRILLENGFTVGEVVLPQTHPKHIGGLVLPE; this is encoded by the coding sequence ATGATTATCAATCGGCTTATCGCAAAGAACTGGCGGAATTTTCAAGGAATTAATGTTCCGCTTAGAGAGCGGCAGTTTATCGTCGGTCCGAATGCTTCTGGCAAATCCAATCTGCTGGACATCTTTCGCTTTCTCCGCGATATCGCCAAAGCCGAAGGTGGCGGACTTCAAAAAGCAATCAGTGACCGAGGTGGTGTCTCCAAAATTCGGTGCCTGTCCGCGACACAGGATGTAGAGGTTTCCATTGAAATTCATATCGCCGACACGCCAGATGCTCCTGCAACATGGCGATATGGTGTAGGATTTCGCCAGGAACCGCGTGGGCTTCGCCAGACCTATCTCACATACGAACGCGTCTGGAGAGAGGGGGAACTCCTCCTTAATAGACCCGATGCGGAGGACAACGAGGATCCAGATCGTCTTACGCAGACCGCGCTTGAACAGATCGCTGCGAATGCGAAGTTTCGAGAGATTGGAGGATTTCTTCGGAATGTCACCTATCTCCATCTGGTACCGCAACTCATTCGTTTCGCTGATTCGATACAAGGTAAAATTATTGAAGACGACCCTTTTGGTCAGGCTTTCCTTGAAAGAGTCGCGAGTGTGCATCCGAGCACCCGCCGCGCTCGTCTCAAAAGGATTGAACGTACCCTCAAAATCGCTGTCCCGCAGTTTGAAAAATTAGAATTTATTCGCGACAAAATAGGACGACCGCATTTACGAGCGCGTTATTCCCACTGGTACCCAACCGAGGAAGGGCATTGCGAAGACCAATTTTCGGACGGAGTGCTTCGGCTGATTGGACTCCTATGGTCTCTGCTTGAAACCGACTCAATAATATTATTAGAAGAACCAGAACTCTCCTTAAACATGGGCATTGTTTCTAAACTCGCGCCTTCTATTTCTCGCCTACAAAGAAACCGAGGATCTCAAGTATTGGTTAGTACACAAAGTGATACATTCCTTATAGAACCTGGTATTGATGGTAGGGAGGTGCTTTTACTAACACCTACAAAGGAAGGGACACTGGTCAGGGTTTCGTCCCATACAGATGATGTCCGCATTCTCCTTGAAAATGGGTTTACTGTAGGCGAAGTTGTACTCCCGCAAACCCACCCAAAGCATATTGGAGGGTTGGTTTTACCAGAATGA
- a CDS encoding RNHCP domain-containing protein, translated as MNKKFQRHIEDFTCAQCGTSVKGDGYTNHCPECLWSQHVDVNPGDRSASCRGLMKPVAFTVKHGNYILTHRCTTCGIKKNNKTSKNDNFEAILSLQGELNV; from the coding sequence GTGAACAAAAAATTTCAACGCCACATTGAAGATTTCACCTGCGCCCAGTGTGGCACCTCCGTCAAAGGAGACGGCTACACCAACCACTGTCCAGAATGTCTCTGGAGCCAGCATGTTGACGTGAATCCCGGCGACCGGTCCGCGTCCTGTCGTGGGTTGATGAAACCGGTAGCGTTTACTGTAAAGCACGGCAATTACATCCTGACACATCGCTGTACGACTTGCGGCATAAAGAAAAACAACAAGACCTCAAAAAATGATAACTTTGAAGCCATCCTTAGTCTACAAGGAGAATTAAATGTCTAA